One Salisaeta longa DSM 21114 genomic window carries:
- a CDS encoding BrnA antitoxin family protein — MRYDLPQWARKVGAAPELHPARGMMCELLAPLPRKTIEKPDRRKRVLSRGTSEVLRRSFKRRSRPSDFAVVVGAFQHDEPGKMKAKDTTTVSADELEAMERRTDWEALAQQTDEDIHQAVANAPDAFLLDDDWFRNARLVTPSAKKKRITIRLDEDIVRYFKQGGRGYQRRINDVLKAFVLSKRFEHEEET, encoded by the coding sequence ATGCGCTACGATTTGCCGCAATGGGCCCGGAAAGTCGGTGCGGCGCCAGAGCTTCACCCAGCACGGGGGATGATGTGCGAGCTGCTCGCACCGCTGCCCAGAAAGACAATAGAGAAGCCGGATCGTCGTAAACGTGTCCTCTCTCGCGGCACGTCAGAGGTGTTGAGGCGTAGTTTCAAACGTCGATCGCGTCCCTCCGACTTCGCGGTCGTCGTTGGAGCCTTTCAGCACGACGAGCCAGGGAAGATGAAAGCGAAAGATACTACGACGGTCTCGGCCGACGAACTTGAAGCGATGGAACGCCGGACGGATTGGGAAGCACTTGCGCAGCAGACGGATGAAGATATTCATCAGGCGGTTGCCAATGCCCCCGATGCGTTCCTGCTGGACGACGACTGGTTCCGTAACGCAAGACTGGTTACGCCGTCTGCTAAAAAGAAGCGTATCACGATTCGGCTTGACGAAGACATCGTCCGCTACTTCAAGCAGGGCGGCCGGGGCTATCAGCGCCGCATAAATGATGTGCTCAAGGCGTTTGTTCTTTCAAAGCGTTTTGAGCACGAGGAGGAGACGTAA
- a CDS encoding CPXCG motif-containing cysteine-rich protein, with protein MIEHTFTCPYCWEPISMLVDPSVRSQTYVEDCEVCCRPIRLQVEARRGALVRFTAERAQ; from the coding sequence CTGATCGAGCACACCTTCACGTGCCCTTACTGCTGGGAGCCCATCTCGATGCTCGTCGATCCATCGGTCCGATCGCAGACGTACGTTGAAGATTGCGAGGTGTGCTGCCGGCCGATTCGGCTGCAGGTAGAAGCGCGCCGCGGTGCACTCGTTCGGTTTACAGCAGAACGTGCGCAGTGA
- a CDS encoding GNAT family N-acetyltransferase has protein sequence MAAASVQITQDAAASRFEAQLGSSTATLHYIEAPSSIVLSQLDVPHGLTGRGIDAALIHAALAYARANDLKVTPACPFIIEYLREHPAYDGLL, from the coding sequence ATGGCTGCAGCATCGGTTCAGATTACACAAGACGCCGCCGCGTCGCGCTTTGAGGCCCAGCTGGGGTCCTCGACAGCCACCTTGCATTACATTGAAGCCCCCTCCAGCATTGTCCTGTCGCAACTCGACGTGCCACACGGACTTACCGGGCGTGGCATCGACGCCGCGCTGATTCACGCGGCCCTCGCGTACGCGCGCGCGAATGATTTAAAGGTCACACCGGCGTGTCCCTTCATCATCGAGTACTTACGCGAACACCCGGCGTACGATGGGCTTCTTTGA
- a CDS encoding cold-shock protein: METGTVKWFSAEKGFGFIAPSNGTKDVFVHQSNVRGWDADLKEGDQVEFEVEETPKGLSAINVDLAA, encoded by the coding sequence ATGGAGACCGGAACCGTGAAGTGGTTCAGCGCCGAGAAGGGCTTTGGATTCATCGCCCCAAGCAACGGCACGAAAGACGTATTTGTTCATCAGAGTAATGTCCGCGGATGGGACGCCGACCTCAAGGAAGGCGACCAGGTCGAATTCGAGGTCGAAGAGACCCCGAAGGGCCTGAGCGCCATCAATGTGGATCTGGCGGCCTAG